Proteins found in one Pseudanabaena sp. FACHB-2040 genomic segment:
- a CDS encoding O-acetyl-ADP-ribose deacetylase: protein MTSNWQGRVQVVQGDITRQKVDAIVNAANESLLGGGGVDGAIHRAAGPGLLAECRTLGGCSTGQAKITRGYNLPAKWVIHTVGPVWQGGQHNEDELLAQCYHNSLALAVEHSLTSVAFPAISTGIYGFPLERATEIAIAQVKTFLESNSALEQVRFVCFGDEAYERYQAAI, encoded by the coding sequence GTGACTTCAAATTGGCAAGGGCGGGTTCAAGTTGTCCAGGGTGACATCACCCGTCAAAAAGTGGATGCCATCGTGAATGCAGCGAATGAATCGTTGCTAGGGGGAGGCGGGGTAGATGGGGCAATCCACCGAGCTGCTGGCCCAGGGTTGTTGGCTGAGTGCAGAACTCTAGGGGGTTGCTCAACCGGGCAGGCCAAGATTACGCGAGGCTACAACCTTCCGGCCAAATGGGTAATTCATACGGTGGGGCCCGTGTGGCAGGGCGGGCAGCACAACGAAGATGAGCTACTGGCTCAGTGCTACCACAATAGTTTGGCTTTAGCAGTTGAGCATTCTCTCACCAGCGTTGCCTTTCCAGCGATCAGTACGGGGATCTATGGTTTTCCGCTGGAGCGGGCGACAGAGATTGCGATCGCACAAGTCAAGACCTTCCTAGAGAGCAACTCTGCCCTTGAGCAGGTGAGGTTTGTCTGCTTTGGGGATGAAGCATACGAACGCTACCAAGCTGCGATCTAG
- a CDS encoding EAL domain-containing protein, producing MIELPGYCLLDKLHLGTKSLVYRGERISDGQAVAVKVLRSERPTLDELMQFRNQFEIARRLKFPSIVQPYELLSYRQSYALVLEDFRGISLKQWLDQHRAAGNPGLSLMEFLEIAEQIADILQLLNDHGIIHKDIKPSNLLIHPKTRQVKLTDFSLASHLPREAAPSQRCGTLEGTLAYISPEQTGRINRAVDYRTDYYSLGVTLYELLTGQRPFTADTPMGLLYCHIAKSPPPIQSIQPSVPEGIAALVNKLMAKNPEDRYQSAVGLRHDLECCRIQLEQTGKVALFPIGRRDRSSRFLIPEKLYGREWEVAAVLAAFERVSGVGAAGGEIMLVAGHSGVGKTAVVNEVQKPIVRQRGYFVRGKFDQLKRNIPFSGFLMALRELIRHLLSEPEARLQEWRVNILRALGTNGQLLIDVIPELEQIIGSQPAPVELSAQAAQHRFNLLFQNFIQVFAALQHPLVVFLDDLQWADLVSLQLMNLLVGDLQCPYLLLIGAYRNNEVAPAHPLTLTLETLRQSGATINTITLEPLSAQSLSQLVADALVCPVPLAQPLADLVYQKTGGNPFFATQFLQTLHQDGTIIFDPTQGAWQCKMAQARLAALGEDVVTFMAQQLQKLVPTTQAILKLAACIGNPFSLGTLALASEQPETEVAIALWSALELGLVLPQSGVYTFFPETEDSLGQPLPPLDTSELSYRFLHDRIQQAAYSLISAGQRPQIHLTIGQLLLHKLSLAQREEQLFAIVNHLNEGQALLTAASEREQLAQLNLQAGRKAKAATAYQAAVDYLRQGIALLAADPWQHQYDLALALYQDITEAAYLCANFDQMQQWATITTCHARTLLDQVSIYEVRLLADRAQGNYLAAVHTGLEVLRALEVDLSAQPSPAQVQQALAETRQLWAGQDPLSLLALPEMEDAQRLAAMQIMTKLTAPAYRALPALMPLLMARQVEFSLRFGNSSVSIFSYAGYGMALCSMGDIEAGYGFGQLALGLLEQLQATAGKSRAGYLVHNFISHWRDPVRSTLPAFVKAYQSGLETGDLECVVLNAQAYGHYAYFAGHALKDLATELAAYHQTLRQLKQVSLKCLEIVQQAVLNLLGEGETPWRLSGSVYEAETSVQFHQEHCDRTSLFHYHFNQTVLYYLFGQLEQAAKESDQVATYLDGGRAQFPIALYSFYDALIQLALYNQAPLSEQTVRWQRIQQQQEKLAYWAREAPSNHRHRWQLVEAETARVEGRYLDAMTAYDTAIDTAKANGFIQDEGLANELAARFYLIWGRAKLAQPYLQAAYYSYAHWGAQAKTQQLESLYPEPLQGVLSTLPPSLGVLNPSDDVSSHTSNTAALDLAAVIEASQAISQELQSDQLIVILMQLVLENAGAERGALVLRQADQLTVVAQCLNGKTVQVNLVPLQNSRNLPISLIRFVYRTTAPLVIDDMRVEPRFAADPYLRQHSLKSVLGLPLIHKKHAIGVLYLENNLTTGAFTADRIHILEILCTQAAISFENANLYQDLQLSNQNLTQSLTSLQKLQLQLFQANEKLQHDALYDGLTNLPNRSCFMKLLNHTIQSGSHSPNQLYAVLFTDLDRFKNINDSLGHLIGDEFLKLASQRLQSCVRSTDIVARFGGDEFAILLEDLLHPDDAIELAQRIQEQFSQPFKVDDYEVFSTASTGITYSTLNYQIATHVLRDADIALYQAKAKGRNQYVVFDPAMQTQVANRLQIENDLRRAIDAQEFCLYYQPIVSLATGQVRGFEALVRWQHPSRGLVSPLEFIPVAEETGLINAIGWWVVEEACQQLVRWLELTSHAIPLTMNVNLSAMQLKQTELAERLESVLQATQIPKECLKLEITESCILETFTSEAQSLKRLKALGVGLCIDDFGTGYSSLGRLHEFPIDTLKIDRSFVKRLNQSSPETVQMILTLAHSLDMDVVAEGIETEAELDVLKGLGCEFGQGYWFSPPLNAEQGNQWLRLK from the coding sequence ATGATTGAGCTGCCTGGATACTGCCTCTTGGATAAGCTGCACTTAGGGACTAAGAGCCTGGTTTACCGAGGGGAGAGGATTTCTGATGGTCAGGCAGTAGCGGTTAAAGTGTTGCGCAGTGAGCGGCCAACGCTGGATGAGTTGATGCAATTTCGCAATCAGTTTGAGATCGCACGCAGGTTAAAGTTTCCCAGCATTGTGCAGCCCTACGAGCTTTTGTCATACCGCCAGAGCTACGCGCTGGTTCTAGAAGACTTTAGGGGAATTTCTCTCAAGCAGTGGCTGGACCAACACCGGGCCGCGGGCAATCCTGGATTGAGCCTGATGGAGTTTTTGGAGATTGCCGAACAGATTGCTGATATCCTGCAGCTTCTGAACGACCACGGCATCATTCACAAAGACATTAAGCCCAGCAACCTGCTAATTCATCCCAAAACCCGGCAGGTGAAGCTAACCGATTTTAGTTTGGCCTCCCACTTACCACGAGAAGCGGCTCCAAGTCAGCGCTGCGGAACGTTAGAAGGAACCCTAGCCTACATCTCGCCAGAACAAACTGGACGCATCAATCGTGCCGTAGACTACCGCACCGACTACTACTCCCTCGGCGTCACCCTATACGAACTGTTAACCGGGCAGAGGCCTTTTACCGCAGATACCCCAATGGGCCTGTTGTATTGTCACATTGCCAAGTCACCGCCACCTATCCAAAGCATTCAGCCGAGTGTACCTGAGGGAATTGCTGCTTTGGTCAACAAGCTGATGGCGAAAAATCCGGAGGACCGCTATCAGAGTGCCGTTGGGCTGCGCCACGACCTCGAGTGTTGCCGAATTCAGCTTGAACAGACGGGGAAAGTTGCCCTATTTCCCATAGGCCGGCGAGATCGGAGTAGCCGCTTTTTGATTCCCGAAAAGCTCTACGGCCGGGAGTGGGAAGTGGCGGCAGTGCTAGCCGCCTTTGAGCGCGTCAGCGGGGTTGGTGCGGCAGGCGGCGAAATAATGCTGGTCGCAGGCCACTCGGGTGTGGGCAAAACAGCCGTGGTCAATGAAGTGCAGAAGCCCATTGTGCGCCAGCGGGGCTACTTCGTTCGGGGCAAGTTTGACCAGCTTAAGCGCAACATCCCTTTTTCGGGCTTTTTGATGGCGTTGCGAGAGCTAATTCGACATCTCCTGAGCGAGCCCGAAGCACGCCTCCAGGAATGGCGCGTCAATATCCTGCGGGCCTTGGGCACCAATGGTCAGCTGCTAATTGATGTGATTCCCGAGCTGGAGCAAATTATCGGCTCTCAGCCTGCTCCTGTGGAACTTTCAGCTCAGGCGGCGCAACATCGCTTTAACCTTCTATTTCAAAACTTTATCCAGGTGTTTGCCGCGCTCCAGCACCCCTTAGTGGTGTTTTTGGATGACTTGCAGTGGGCCGATCTGGTCTCGCTCCAGCTGATGAATTTGCTTGTGGGCGACCTGCAATGTCCCTATCTACTGCTGATTGGAGCCTACCGCAATAACGAGGTGGCCCCGGCGCACCCACTGACGCTGACCCTGGAGACCTTGCGTCAAAGTGGGGCAACGATTAACACCATTACCCTGGAGCCGCTGTCGGCTCAGAGTCTTAGCCAGCTGGTGGCAGACGCTCTGGTTTGTCCTGTGCCCCTGGCCCAGCCCCTAGCCGATCTGGTCTACCAAAAGACTGGCGGCAACCCGTTTTTTGCTACCCAGTTTTTGCAGACCCTGCACCAGGACGGCACCATCATCTTCGATCCAACTCAGGGGGCTTGGCAGTGCAAAATGGCCCAAGCCCGCCTAGCGGCCCTGGGCGAGGATGTCGTGACGTTCATGGCCCAGCAGCTGCAAAAGCTGGTGCCCACAACCCAGGCGATACTGAAGCTGGCAGCCTGCATCGGTAACCCATTTAGCTTGGGGACACTGGCGCTGGCATCAGAGCAACCCGAAACCGAAGTTGCGATCGCGCTATGGAGCGCTCTGGAACTGGGACTGGTGCTGCCTCAAAGCGGCGTATATACCTTTTTCCCCGAGACCGAGGATAGCCTAGGCCAGCCCCTACCGCCCCTAGATACCTCAGAGCTGAGCTACAGGTTTCTGCACGACCGCATTCAGCAGGCAGCTTACTCCCTGATTTCAGCAGGTCAGCGGCCCCAGATCCATCTCACCATCGGTCAGCTTTTGCTGCACAAACTGTCTCTGGCCCAGCGAGAAGAGCAGCTGTTTGCCATTGTCAATCACTTAAATGAGGGGCAGGCGCTGCTGACAGCGGCCTCTGAACGGGAACAGCTGGCCCAGCTAAATTTGCAGGCAGGCCGCAAGGCTAAAGCGGCAACAGCCTATCAAGCGGCGGTGGACTACCTGCGTCAGGGCATCGCCCTACTAGCAGCCGATCCCTGGCAACACCAGTACGATCTGGCCCTAGCCCTGTATCAAGACATTACCGAAGCCGCCTACCTGTGTGCCAACTTTGACCAAATGCAGCAGTGGGCTACTATCACTACCTGCCATGCCCGCACCCTGCTAGATCAGGTGTCCATTTACGAGGTGCGGTTGCTGGCCGATCGGGCTCAGGGAAATTACCTCGCTGCGGTGCACACGGGGCTAGAAGTGCTGCGCGCTCTGGAAGTTGACTTGTCAGCACAACCTTCCCCTGCCCAGGTGCAGCAAGCTCTGGCCGAAACTCGCCAGCTTTGGGCTGGGCAAGATCCTCTGAGCCTGTTGGCGTTGCCAGAGATGGAGGATGCTCAGCGGCTAGCGGCTATGCAGATTATGACAAAGCTAACGGCTCCGGCCTATCGGGCGCTGCCGGCCCTGATGCCGCTGCTGATGGCAAGGCAGGTTGAATTTTCCCTGCGTTTTGGCAACAGTTCGGTTTCAATTTTTTCCTATGCAGGCTATGGCATGGCGCTGTGTAGCATGGGAGACATTGAAGCGGGCTATGGGTTTGGTCAACTAGCACTCGGTCTGTTGGAGCAACTTCAGGCTACTGCCGGCAAGAGCCGGGCTGGGTATCTGGTCCACAACTTCATCAGCCACTGGCGCGACCCCGTTCGCTCTACCCTACCAGCCTTTGTCAAGGCGTACCAGAGTGGTCTGGAAACGGGGGATCTAGAATGTGTCGTGCTCAACGCTCAGGCCTATGGGCACTACGCCTATTTCGCTGGACACGCCCTGAAGGACTTGGCAACGGAGCTAGCCGCCTATCACCAAACCCTGCGCCAGCTCAAGCAGGTGTCCCTGAAGTGCCTGGAAATCGTCCAACAGGCGGTGCTCAATTTGTTGGGGGAGGGGGAAACCCCCTGGCGATTGAGCGGGTCGGTGTATGAGGCCGAGACGTCGGTGCAGTTTCACCAGGAGCATTGCGATCGCACATCCCTCTTCCACTACCACTTCAACCAGACCGTACTTTACTACCTGTTCGGGCAACTTGAGCAGGCAGCCAAGGAGAGCGATCAGGTGGCTACTTACCTAGATGGAGGCCGAGCCCAGTTCCCCATCGCCCTCTATTCCTTCTACGATGCCCTGATTCAGCTAGCTCTCTACAACCAGGCCCCCCTTTCCGAGCAGACCGTTCGCTGGCAACGCATTCAGCAACAGCAGGAAAAGTTAGCCTACTGGGCCAGAGAGGCTCCCAGCAATCACCGCCATCGTTGGCAACTGGTTGAGGCCGAAACTGCCCGGGTAGAAGGTCGCTATCTAGATGCCATGACGGCTTACGATACAGCAATCGACACCGCCAAAGCCAATGGCTTCATACAGGATGAGGGTCTAGCTAATGAACTGGCCGCCAGATTCTACTTAATTTGGGGGCGAGCAAAGCTGGCTCAACCCTACCTGCAAGCTGCCTACTATAGCTACGCCCATTGGGGGGCCCAGGCCAAAACCCAACAGCTCGAATCCCTCTATCCTGAACCCTTACAAGGGGTTCTATCCACGCTGCCGCCATCGCTAGGAGTGCTCAACCCCAGTGATGATGTCAGCAGCCACACCAGTAACACCGCGGCCCTAGATTTGGCCGCTGTCATTGAGGCTTCACAGGCAATCTCACAAGAGCTGCAGTCCGATCAGCTGATCGTCATCCTGATGCAGCTGGTGCTAGAAAATGCGGGGGCCGAACGCGGTGCTCTGGTCTTGCGACAAGCCGATCAGCTTACCGTGGTGGCCCAGTGCCTAAACGGTAAAACCGTCCAGGTGAATCTGGTGCCCCTTCAAAATAGCCGCAACCTGCCCATTAGCCTTATTCGCTTTGTCTATCGCACCACTGCCCCCCTCGTAATCGACGACATGCGGGTCGAGCCGCGATTTGCTGCCGACCCCTACCTGAGGCAGCACTCGCTCAAATCGGTATTAGGGTTACCGTTGATCCATAAGAAGCATGCAATTGGTGTTCTTTACCTGGAAAATAACCTAACCACGGGGGCTTTTACTGCCGATCGAATTCATATTTTGGAAATTCTCTGCACCCAGGCCGCTATTTCGTTTGAGAATGCCAATTTGTATCAGGACTTGCAGCTCAGCAACCAAAATCTGACACAGTCCTTGACGAGTTTGCAAAAACTCCAGTTGCAGCTCTTCCAGGCTAACGAGAAGCTACAGCATGATGCCCTATATGACGGCTTAACGAATCTGCCCAATCGCTCTTGCTTCATGAAGTTACTAAACCATACCATCCAAAGCGGTTCTCACTCCCCTAACCAGCTCTATGCAGTGCTGTTTACGGACTTAGATCGGTTTAAAAATATTAACGATAGTTTGGGTCATTTAATCGGAGATGAATTCTTAAAACTGGCCAGTCAACGGTTACAAAGCTGCGTGCGCTCCACCGATATTGTGGCCCGTTTCGGCGGCGACGAGTTTGCAATCTTGCTAGAAGATTTGCTTCATCCGGATGACGCTATTGAGCTCGCTCAGCGCATTCAGGAACAGTTTTCCCAGCCCTTTAAGGTGGACGATTACGAAGTCTTCTCCACCGCCAGCACCGGCATTACCTACAGCACCCTAAACTATCAAATTGCCACCCACGTACTGCGAGATGCCGATATTGCCCTGTACCAGGCCAAAGCAAAGGGACGAAATCAGTATGTGGTATTCGACCCTGCCATGCAGACCCAAGTGGCAAACCGGCTCCAAATCGAGAATGACTTGCGTCGAGCCATTGATGCTCAGGAATTTTGCCTCTACTACCAGCCAATTGTTTCCCTAGCCACCGGTCAGGTGAGAGGCTTTGAAGCCTTAGTGCGCTGGCAGCACCCCTCGCGAGGGCTCGTCTCCCCGCTGGAATTTATTCCCGTGGCCGAAGAAACTGGCCTCATTAACGCAATTGGCTGGTGGGTTGTAGAAGAAGCCTGCCAGCAGCTCGTGCGCTGGTTAGAGCTGACTTCCCATGCCATCCCGCTGACTATGAACGTTAATTTGTCAGCCATGCAGCTCAAGCAGACCGAGTTAGCTGAGCGGCTAGAGTCAGTCTTACAGGCGACCCAAATTCCTAAAGAGTGCCTGAAGCTAGAGATTACCGAAAGCTGCATCCTCGAAACCTTTACCTCCGAGGCTCAATCCCTGAAACGGTTAAAGGCGTTGGGTGTAGGACTTTGCATCGATGACTTTGGCACAGGCTACTCTTCCCTTGGTCGGCTGCATGAGTTTCCCATTGATACGCTTAAGATTGACCGCTCTTTTGTGAAACGCCTGAATCAGAGTTCTCCAGAGACGGTGCAGATGATCCTTACCTTGGCCCACAGCCTAGATATGGATGTCGTTGCCGAGGGCATAGAAACAGAAGCCGAACTCGACGTCTTAAAGGGACTGGGGTGCGAATTTGGCCAAGGCTATTGGTTCTCCCCACCCTTAAATGCTGAGCAAGGCAACCAATGGCTCCGCCTCAAGTGA
- a CDS encoding HU family DNA-binding protein has translation MNKGELIDKVAESASVSKKEADAVITAIVESIMEAVASGEKVTLVGFGTFEPRARAEREGRNPKTGEAMQIPATTTPAFSAGKLFKEKVAPKKPELETAGSGKAKGGKKK, from the coding sequence ATGAATAAAGGCGAGTTGATTGATAAGGTTGCTGAGAGCGCATCAGTGAGCAAGAAGGAGGCCGATGCTGTCATCACAGCTATCGTGGAGTCCATCATGGAAGCCGTTGCTAGCGGTGAAAAGGTCACCCTAGTGGGCTTTGGAACGTTTGAGCCCCGTGCCCGCGCCGAGCGGGAAGGCCGCAACCCCAAGACCGGGGAGGCTATGCAGATCCCAGCCACCACCACCCCAGCCTTCAGTGCTGGCAAGCTGTTTAAGGAGAAGGTGGCACCCAAGAAGCCCGAACTGGAAACTGCAGGCTCAGGCAAGGCCAAGGGCGGTAAAAAGAAATAA
- a CDS encoding cryptochrome/photolyase family protein, producing the protein MTTGVWILGDQLWAGQSALQSCFPNPAPVIFIESLQHAQKRPYHLQKLVLVWSAMRHFAGELRQAGWAVTYTQADDFRAPLLKWIEQNHISELRVMTPTDRPFTQLIQSLDLPCVVTFTPNNRFIWQDQAFIDWAKSRRRLLMEDFYREGRRRFNVLMEGENPVGNRWNFDRENRKPAKGKLTLPEALWFEPDEITREVIDWVKQSPAFKDSQEYWQVEPFRWGVTRAQALQVLAFFIQTRLAGFGPYQDAMVTGQQTMWHAMLSPYLNLGLLHPLEVVQVAERAYREDPACWQLNSIEGFVRQVLGWREYMHGIYLYMSEDYPERNWFNHTHPLPDFYWTGDTEMNCLHHVLQQVKETGYAHHIQRLMVLNNFALITGISPQELQDWFHAAFIDGYDWVMQANVIGMGQYADGGLIASKPYAASANYINTMSNYCKGCPYNPKDRTSEKACPFNLMYWDFLARHYEKLQPNPRMRQILRNLERIPTDELQHIRQKAADWRTQHAHTEHPLPDTPKPQKAQALSGEMK; encoded by the coding sequence ATGACTACAGGCGTTTGGATACTCGGCGATCAGCTCTGGGCAGGGCAGTCAGCATTGCAAAGCTGCTTCCCCAACCCGGCTCCCGTCATCTTCATCGAGTCGCTGCAGCACGCTCAAAAAAGGCCCTACCACCTGCAAAAGCTGGTGCTGGTCTGGTCGGCAATGCGCCACTTTGCAGGCGAGCTGCGCCAAGCCGGATGGGCCGTCACCTACACCCAGGCCGACGACTTTCGAGCGCCCCTCTTGAAGTGGATCGAGCAAAACCACATCAGCGAACTGCGGGTAATGACCCCCACCGACCGCCCCTTCACCCAGCTGATCCAAAGCCTCGATCTGCCCTGTGTCGTTACCTTCACCCCCAACAACCGCTTCATCTGGCAAGACCAGGCGTTTATCGACTGGGCCAAGTCGCGCCGCCGCCTGCTGATGGAAGACTTTTACCGCGAAGGGCGCAGGCGCTTCAATGTGCTGATGGAGGGCGAAAACCCCGTCGGCAACCGCTGGAACTTCGACCGCGAAAACCGCAAACCCGCGAAAGGTAAACTTACCCTGCCTGAAGCCCTCTGGTTCGAGCCTGACGAGATCACGCGCGAAGTAATTGACTGGGTTAAACAGTCCCCCGCCTTCAAAGACAGCCAGGAGTACTGGCAGGTCGAACCCTTTCGCTGGGGCGTCACCCGCGCCCAGGCCCTGCAGGTGCTCGCCTTTTTCATCCAAACCCGCCTGGCGGGCTTTGGTCCCTACCAAGATGCTATGGTCACGGGCCAGCAAACGATGTGGCACGCCATGCTCTCGCCGTATCTTAACCTGGGCCTGCTGCACCCCCTCGAAGTTGTGCAGGTTGCCGAGCGCGCTTACCGCGAAGACCCCGCCTGCTGGCAGCTCAACAGCATCGAAGGCTTTGTGCGGCAAGTCTTGGGCTGGCGCGAGTACATGCACGGCATCTACCTCTACATGAGCGAAGACTACCCCGAGCGAAACTGGTTCAACCACACCCATCCCCTGCCCGACTTTTACTGGACAGGCGACACCGAAATGAACTGCCTGCATCACGTTCTCCAGCAGGTCAAAGAAACCGGGTACGCCCACCACATTCAGCGGCTCATGGTGCTCAACAACTTTGCCCTGATCACAGGAATCTCCCCCCAGGAACTGCAAGACTGGTTCCACGCTGCCTTTATCGACGGCTACGACTGGGTGATGCAGGCCAACGTGATTGGCATGGGGCAATACGCCGATGGCGGCCTGATAGCCTCCAAGCCCTACGCTGCCTCGGCCAACTACATCAACACTATGAGCAACTACTGCAAGGGCTGCCCCTACAACCCCAAAGACCGCACTAGTGAAAAAGCCTGTCCCTTTAACCTGATGTACTGGGACTTTTTGGCCCGCCACTACGAAAAGCTCCAGCCCAACCCGCGCATGCGCCAAATCCTGCGAAACCTGGAGCGCATTCCCACTGACGAACTCCAGCACATTCGCCAAAAAGCCGCTGACTGGCGCACTCAGCACGCCCACACTGAGCACCCCCTGCCCGACACGCCCAAGCCGCAA
- a CDS encoding DUF6508 domain-containing protein: MLQKLITTYARAERFSSGHLAGLIENATF, translated from the coding sequence ATGCTGCAGAAGCTGATAACAACTTATGCTCGAGCTGAGCGTTTCTCTAGCGGACACTTAGCTGGGCTGATTGAGAACGCCACATTCTGA